One genomic window of Brassica napus cultivar Da-Ae unplaced genomic scaffold, Da-Ae ScsIHWf_1087;HRSCAF=1551, whole genome shotgun sequence includes the following:
- the LOC125595780 gene encoding uncharacterized protein LOC125595780 — translation MVWSLHLNSLVGRDEPLGSEEVDQADLLTRIQQAKSLDENLQKVALNDKTENQITSNETIRVNGQMYRDLKRYYHCVRMKTAEWVARCPTCQLLKAEHQVPNGMLQNLPIPGWKWDHITMDFVTSFPTTRNQKDAVWVVVDRLTKSAHFLPIQKGDGVHQIVRIYLDEIVRQHGVSASIVSDRDSRFTSYFWQAFQKALGTRMNMSTAYHPQTDGQSERTIQTLEDMLRAVVLDWGDSWEKHLPLVEFAYNNSFHTSIGMSPYEALYGRPCRTRLCWTQMITFKGRARVSGRRKLDPRYLGPFRIIEIVGAVAYKLELPPAMDAFHNMFHVSQLQKCLSDEDIVLHEIPTDLGKNLTLETRPVRIVDRTEKTTRKKTIPMIKVVWEYNGKDVITWETDARMKAEYPEWYDQVVPEETHDEDSRTNPSQVGETSHVPSPR, via the exons ATGGTTTGGTCACTACATCTAAATTCCTTGGTTGGACGTGATGAGCCATTGGGATCCGAGGAAGTGGATCAGGCCGATCTACTTACCAGGATACAGCAGGCCAAGAGTTTGGATGAGAACTTGCAAAAAGTGGCTCTTAACGATAAGACGGAGAATCAGATCACAAGCAACGAAACAATCAGGGTGAATGGCCAA atgtatagggatttaAAAAGGTACTATCACTGCGTAAGGATGAAAACAGCCGAGTGGGTGGCGAGGTGTCCTACTTGCCAGCTTCTGAAGGCCGAACATCAAGTGCCCAATGGTATGCTCCAGAATCTCCCCATACCAGggtggaagtgggatcacatcacaatggattttgtgaccaGTTTTCCTACGACCAGGAACCAaaaggatgcggtttgggtggTGGTTGACAGACTAACCAAGTCGGCCCACTTCTTACCAATACAGAAAGGAGATGGAGTGCATCAGATCGTGAGGATTTACTTGGATGAGATAGTACGTCAGCATGGAGTGTCGGCTAGTATTGTCTCGGACAGAGACTCTAGGTTCACCTCTTACTTCTGGCAGGCTTTTCAAAAAGCCTTAGGAACAAGAATGAacatgagcacagcctatcaTCCTCAGACGGATGGGCAGTCAGAGAGGACAATCCAGACATTGGAGGACATGTTAAGGGCCGTGGTGTTGGATTGGGGCGACTCATGGGAAAAGCATCTACCCTTGGTCGAGTTTGCCTACAACAACAGTTTCCATACTAGCATTGGgatgtcaccttatgaagcACTGTATGGACGGCCTTGCAGGACGcgattatgctggacccaa ATGATCACATTCAAAGGGAGGGCTagagtttctggcagaagaaaactagaccctaggtacttgggtccgtTCAGAATCATAGAAATAGTTGGGGCTGTGGCTTATAAGTTGGAACTGCCACCAGCCATGGATGCGTTCCACAACATGTTTCATGTGTCCCAACTCCAAAAATGTTTGTCTGATGAGGACATAGTCCTACACGAGATCCCTACAGATTTGGGTAAGAATCTGACTCTAGAGACAAGGCCGGTCCGCATAGTGGATCGAACAGAAAagacaacaaggaagaagaccatTCCCATGATCAAGGTCGTGTGGGAATACAATGGCAAGGAtgtaatcacttgggaaacagatgCAAGGATGAAGGCCGAGTATCCTGAGTGGTATGATCAGGTGGTCCCCGAGGAAACACATGAtgaggattcgaggacgaatccatcccaagtgggggagacttctCATGTCCCCAGTCCGAGATAG